From Bifidobacterium sp. ESL0790, one genomic window encodes:
- a CDS encoding BspA family leucine-rich repeat surface protein, whose amino-acid sequence MRRDLKIALGALAAAATIMVPTLSNAQDIQRAQPQESTQTVQMQAAPSDQGHGSDSGSAPVGHGDKNANQTPEAQDETEGSTPAPAMQPSAQSDEVEITASPDGKTVTINAPAGGGTLDKAALAAVLQNANPAYCGSATAAFTTIAFTGGTTKLPADSSYLFGGLSGLTSVTGLDHVDTSQVTNMDGMFYRCSSLTNLNLGNAFDTSNVTDMGGMFFGCSKLASLDFGTKFDTSKVTDMETMFYGCGLTSLDLSQGIGFDTSKVTNMVSMFQDCSALRSLNLGSKFDTSNVRKTSVTNYGYESDGMESMFQGCRALLSLDLGDKFDTSNVTDMRSMFADCQKMTTLNLGGKFDTSNVKHMNGMFSGCNSLRALDLGAKFSTLNVTDTSTMFKDCSSLTSLDLGDKFDTSKVTCMSSMFSGCSGLTSLLLRDKFDTSSVSGMSMSQMFQNCSRLPSLDLGARFDTHGVTSMRSMFENCSSLTSLDLGAKFDTSNVWDMSEMFCRCSGLVSLNLRDKFDTSSVTDMPGLFALCSSLTTLNLGDKFNTGNVRDMQELFESCRGLSEINLGDHFDTSQVRNMRSVFSDCEGITHLDLGDKFDTHNVTLMDSLFQGCFKLTSIDYGDKFDTSKVTGMGSMFNADTSMTDIKLPDKFDTRNVQTMAWMFLNCKNLVNLDLGDKFDTSHVYDMSLMFSGCSSLYGIDFGSQFNTGFVRDMHEMFAECWKMKSLDLSGFDTHTVWNMEGMLPSTLEQLTIGPNTSLKSESLNTNFNSNVPYAGQWVELATPGTPSANVDQTVAYDNVSLTDRTRGAAPERVGTYVWLRNRTITLKPQSPLPSGVTVKNATPQTLGAKVAINYVTARDGDGHIVEPVANYRAIGRSVKLPENTFELKNDTSSEYLFSSWSTNPDGTGRHYDPGDTPDVMTQDLTLYATWKEQIVMVTPMMPAPQSPVGPVPSGQTPATPQPAPGPQTAIVNVFGVNTGVVGGADHNASASGRPVTGRNQNNRRCKPVSYLEGTAEPAAYVCASDGGNAKATVSGSTHAIPPLWLLPLALLLLLLLFAYKRQQPLIISRHRSMEETKR is encoded by the coding sequence ATGAGGAGAGACCTTAAGATTGCGTTGGGAGCGTTGGCTGCCGCGGCGACGATCATGGTCCCGACCTTGAGCAACGCCCAGGATATTCAGCGCGCCCAGCCGCAGGAATCCACGCAGACCGTGCAGATGCAGGCGGCTCCGTCCGATCAGGGCCATGGTTCCGATTCCGGGAGCGCTCCAGTAGGGCATGGGGATAAGAACGCCAATCAGACGCCAGAGGCGCAGGACGAGACCGAGGGGTCGACGCCGGCTCCCGCGATGCAGCCGAGTGCCCAGAGCGACGAGGTGGAGATTACCGCAAGCCCTGACGGCAAGACGGTGACCATCAACGCCCCCGCTGGTGGCGGCACGCTTGACAAGGCCGCCCTGGCGGCGGTGCTGCAGAACGCGAATCCGGCGTACTGTGGCTCGGCCACTGCGGCGTTCACGACCATCGCGTTCACCGGCGGCACGACGAAGCTGCCCGCCGACTCCAGCTACCTCTTTGGAGGGCTGAGCGGACTCACGTCCGTCACCGGGCTCGACCATGTGGACACCAGCCAAGTGACCAACATGGATGGCATGTTCTATCGTTGCAGCTCGCTGACAAACCTCAACCTCGGAAACGCGTTCGACACCAGCAATGTGACGGACATGGGCGGCATGTTCTTTGGCTGCTCCAAGCTCGCCAGCCTTGATTTCGGCACCAAATTCGACACGTCCAAGGTGACCGACATGGAGACCATGTTCTATGGTTGCGGCCTGACCAGCCTGGACTTGAGCCAAGGCATCGGGTTCGACACCAGCAAGGTGACGAACATGGTCTCTATGTTTCAGGATTGCAGCGCCTTGCGCAGCCTGAATCTGGGCAGTAAGTTCGACACTTCCAACGTGAGGAAGACAAGCGTCACGAATTATGGGTATGAGTCGGATGGCATGGAAAGCATGTTCCAAGGTTGCCGTGCTTTGCTGAGCCTCGATTTGGGCGACAAGTTCGACACCTCCAACGTCACCGACATGCGCTCGATGTTCGCCGACTGCCAGAAGATGACAACGCTCAATCTGGGCGGCAAGTTCGACACCTCCAACGTCAAGCACATGAATGGGATGTTCTCGGGATGCAACAGCCTGAGGGCCCTCGACCTGGGCGCCAAGTTCAGCACGTTGAACGTGACGGATACGAGCACGATGTTCAAGGATTGCTCCAGCCTGACCAGCCTTGATCTGGGTGACAAGTTCGACACCAGCAAGGTCACCTGCATGAGTTCGATGTTCTCGGGATGTTCAGGCTTGACCAGCCTGCTGCTGCGCGATAAGTTCGATACCAGCAGCGTCAGCGGTATGAGCATGTCTCAGATGTTCCAGAATTGCTCCCGTCTGCCGAGCCTTGATCTGGGCGCCAGGTTCGATACCCATGGCGTCACCAGCATGAGGAGCATGTTCGAGAATTGCTCCAGCCTGACCAGTTTGGATCTGGGCGCCAAGTTCGACACCAGCAACGTTTGGGACATGAGCGAAATGTTCTGCCGTTGCTCGGGACTTGTCAGCTTGAATCTGAGGGATAAGTTCGACACCAGCAGCGTCACCGACATGCCCGGGCTGTTCGCGCTCTGCTCCAGCCTCACGACTCTCAATCTGGGCGACAAGTTCAATACGGGCAATGTCCGGGACATGCAGGAGTTGTTCGAGAGTTGCCGTGGTCTGAGTGAAATCAATCTTGGCGATCACTTCGACACGTCACAAGTACGGAACATGAGAAGTGTGTTCTCCGACTGCGAGGGCATCACGCATCTCGATTTGGGTGACAAGTTCGACACCCATAACGTCACATTGATGGATTCCCTGTTCCAGGGATGCTTCAAGCTGACCAGCATCGATTATGGCGACAAGTTCGACACGAGCAAAGTCACCGGGATGGGATCGATGTTCAATGCGGACACAAGCATGACGGACATCAAGCTCCCCGATAAGTTCGATACCCGTAACGTTCAGACCATGGCTTGGATGTTTCTTAATTGCAAGAACTTGGTCAACCTCGATTTGGGTGACAAGTTCGACACCAGTCATGTCTATGACATGAGCCTGATGTTCTCCGGTTGCTCCAGCCTCTATGGCATCGATTTCGGAAGCCAGTTCAACACCGGGTTCGTCAGGGACATGCACGAGATGTTCGCTGAATGCTGGAAGATGAAGAGCTTGGATCTCAGCGGGTTCGACACCCACACCGTTTGGAACATGGAAGGCATGCTCCCTTCAACGCTTGAGCAGCTGACCATTGGTCCCAATACCAGCTTGAAGTCTGAAAGCCTCAATACCAATTTCAATAGCAATGTGCCATACGCCGGTCAGTGGGTTGAGCTGGCCACGCCTGGAACCCCGTCCGCGAACGTGGACCAGACCGTGGCCTATGACAACGTGTCGCTGACGGACCGCACGCGGGGCGCCGCCCCTGAGCGGGTGGGCACGTATGTGTGGCTGAGGAACCGCACCATCACCTTGAAGCCGCAGTCGCCGCTGCCGTCCGGGGTGACGGTGAAGAACGCGACACCTCAGACGCTTGGGGCGAAGGTCGCGATCAATTACGTCACCGCGCGTGATGGGGATGGGCACATCGTGGAGCCGGTTGCGAACTATCGTGCGATCGGCAGGTCGGTCAAGTTGCCTGAGAACACGTTCGAGTTGAAGAACGACACCTCGTCCGAGTATCTGTTCTCCAGCTGGTCGACCAACCCGGACGGCACGGGCCGTCATTACGACCCGGGCGATACTCCTGACGTCATGACCCAGGATCTTACCCTGTATGCGACCTGGAAGGAACAGATCGTGATGGTGACGCCGATGATGCCGGCGCCGCAGAGCCCGGTCGGTCCGGTGCCTTCGGGTCAGACTCCTGCCACTCCGCAGCCGGCACCCGGTCCCCAAACCGCAATCGTCAACGTGTTTGGCGTGAACACCGGAGTCGTGGGTGGTGCCGACCATAACGCCAGCGCTTCTGGCCGTCCGGTGACCGGCAGGAACCAGAACAACCGTCGTTGCAAGCCTGTCAGCTACCTTGAGGGGACCGCGGAGCCTGCGGCGTATGTGTGCGCGAGTGATGGTGGCAACGCGAAGGCCACGGTGTCTGGTTCGACGCATGCCATCCCGCCGCTGTGGCTGCTGCCCTTGGCGCTGCTGCTCCTGTTGCTGCTGTTCGCCTACAAGCGCCAGCAGCCGCTGATCATCTCCCGCCACCGCTCGATGGAGGAGACCAAGAGGTGA
- a CDS encoding BspA family leucine-rich repeat surface protein has protein sequence MRRDLKIALGALAAAATIMVPTLSNAQDIQRAQPQESTQTVQMQGVPSGPGQVSDSVTHGDKNANPTPGTQDESADSTSESQTPAPAMQPSVQSDAVEITASPDGKTVTINAPAGGATLSKAALVAVLQNSDLSHFNPVTAAFTTVAFTGGTTKLPADSSDLFDGLSGLTSITGLDHMDTSQVTNMHNMFAGCSSLASLDLGSTFDTSNVTDMSGMFVKCAKLASLNFGTKFDTSKVTTMESMFRGCGLTGLDLSHGLGFDTSQVKNMVSMFEDCGAMRSLNLGNKFDTSNVRKTNSYYSASNGTSGMFRGCRALLSLDLGDKFDTSNVTDMRGMFADCQKMATLKLGDKFDTSNVTIMTSMFSGCNSLRAIDFGAKFSTSSATEMSSMFENCSSLTSLDLGDKFDTRNVTGMSSMFSGCSGLTSLLLRDKFDTSNVSYMSMSEMFQKCSKLTSLDLGDKFDTHKITSTRSMFEDCSSLTSLDLGDKFDTSHVWDMGEMFCGCSGLTSLNLRDKFDTGSVTDMHELFALCSSLPTLNLGEEFNTHNVGNMKELFDNCSGLKELNLGDHFDTSQVWNMMTVFSGLDGITHLDLGDKFDTSNVKYMDGLFEGCPKLTSIDYGDKFDTSNVIQMGAMFNADTSMTDIKLPDTFDTRNVNIMSWMFLNCKNLVNLDLGPNFDTSHVYTMELMFSGCSSLNGIDFGGKFNTRGVGNMSQMFAECWKMKSLDLSGFDTTRVWDMEGMLPGTLEQLIVGPKTSLKPDSLNARFNSNVPYAGQWVELPTPGTPSASVDQTATYDNVSLTDRTRGTASDRVGTYVWLRNRTITLKPQSPLPSGVTVKNATPQTLGAKVAINYVTARDGQGHIVEPVANYRAIGRSVKLPENTFELKNDTSADYRFSSWSTNPDGTGRHYDPGDTPDIMTQDLTLYATWKQYIEIVTSLTPVSGNPLAPAPTPQLPAAPQSPVAMQPVAPAPAPAATPAANVFGVNTGVTAGADHNASAPGRPVGNTNRSNRRCKPVSYLEGTADPAAYVCASDGGNATATVSGSTHAVPPLWLLPLVLLLLLLLFAYKRQQPLIISRHRAMEETKR, from the coding sequence ATGAGGAGAGACCTTAAGATTGCGTTGGGAGCCTTGGCTGCCGCGGCGACGATCATGGTCCCGACCTTGAGCAACGCGCAGGATATTCAGCGTGCCCAGCCTCAGGAGTCCACGCAGACCGTGCAGATGCAGGGGGTTCCGTCCGGTCCGGGCCAGGTTTCGGATTCCGTGACTCACGGAGACAAGAACGCCAATCCGACGCCCGGGACGCAGGATGAGTCTGCCGATTCGACTTCGGAAAGCCAGACGCCGGCTCCGGCGATGCAGCCGAGCGTCCAGAGCGACGCGGTGGAGATCACGGCGAGCCCTGACGGCAAGACGGTGACTATCAACGCCCCCGCCGGTGGCGCTACGCTCAGCAAGGCCGCCCTGGTGGCGGTGCTGCAGAACTCGGATCTGTCGCACTTCAACCCGGTCACCGCGGCGTTCACGACCGTCGCGTTCACCGGCGGCACGACGAAGCTGCCGGCCGACTCCAGCGACCTCTTTGACGGCCTGAGCGGCCTCACGTCCATCACCGGGCTCGACCATATGGACACCAGCCAAGTGACCAACATGCATAACATGTTCGCTGGTTGCAGCTCGCTGGCAAGCCTTGATCTTGGAAGCACGTTCGACACGAGCAACGTCACGGACATGTCTGGTATGTTCGTTAAATGCGCCAAGCTCGCCAGCCTTAATTTCGGCACCAAATTTGACACGTCCAAGGTGACCACCATGGAGTCCATGTTCCGTGGTTGCGGCCTGACCGGCCTGGACTTGAGCCATGGCCTCGGGTTCGACACTAGCCAGGTGAAGAACATGGTCTCCATGTTCGAGGACTGCGGCGCTATGCGCAGCCTGAATCTGGGAAACAAATTCGACACCTCCAACGTGAGGAAAACAAATTCCTATTACTCTGCCTCGAATGGCACGAGTGGCATGTTCCGGGGATGCCGTGCTTTGCTGAGCCTCGATTTGGGCGACAAGTTCGACACCTCCAACGTCACCGACATGCGCGGGATGTTCGCCGACTGCCAGAAGATGGCGACGCTCAAGCTGGGCGACAAGTTCGACACCTCCAACGTCACGATTATGACTTCGATGTTCTCCGGATGCAACAGCCTGAGGGCCATAGATTTTGGTGCCAAGTTCAGCACGTCGAGCGCGACGGAAATGAGCTCGATGTTCGAGAATTGCTCGAGCCTGACCAGCCTTGACTTGGGTGACAAGTTCGACACCCGCAACGTCACCGGCATGAGTTCGATGTTCTCGGGTTGCTCCGGCCTGACCAGCCTGCTGCTGCGCGATAAGTTCGACACCAGCAACGTCTCGTACATGAGCATGTCCGAGATGTTCCAGAAATGCTCCAAGTTGACCAGCCTTGACCTGGGCGACAAGTTCGACACCCACAAGATCACCAGCACGAGGAGCATGTTTGAGGATTGCTCCAGCCTGACGAGTCTGGACTTGGGCGATAAGTTCGACACCAGTCATGTCTGGGACATGGGCGAGATGTTCTGCGGTTGCAGTGGCCTTACCAGCTTGAATCTGAGAGATAAGTTCGACACCGGCAGCGTCACCGACATGCACGAGCTGTTCGCGCTCTGCTCTAGTCTCCCGACACTGAATCTGGGTGAGGAGTTCAATACGCACAATGTCGGGAACATGAAGGAGTTGTTCGACAATTGTAGTGGGCTAAAGGAACTCAATCTCGGCGATCACTTCGACACATCACAAGTATGGAACATGATGACTGTGTTCTCCGGCTTGGATGGCATCACGCATCTCGATTTGGGTGACAAGTTCGACACTTCCAACGTCAAATATATGGATGGCCTGTTCGAGGGGTGCCCCAAGCTGACCAGCATCGATTACGGTGACAAGTTCGACACGAGCAACGTCATCCAAATGGGAGCGATGTTCAACGCGGACACAAGCATGACGGATATCAAGCTCCCCGATACGTTCGATACCCGTAACGTCAACATCATGTCTTGGATGTTCCTTAATTGCAAGAACTTGGTCAATCTTGATTTGGGCCCCAATTTCGATACCAGTCATGTCTATACCATGGAACTGATGTTCTCCGGTTGCTCCAGTCTGAACGGCATTGATTTCGGCGGCAAGTTCAACACCAGGGGCGTCGGGAACATGAGCCAGATGTTCGCTGAGTGCTGGAAGATGAAGAGCCTTGATCTCAGCGGGTTCGACACCACCCGCGTTTGGGACATGGAAGGCATGCTCCCCGGGACGCTCGAGCAGCTGATCGTTGGTCCCAAGACCAGCTTGAAGCCTGATAGCCTCAACGCCCGTTTCAATAGCAATGTGCCATACGCCGGTCAGTGGGTGGAGCTGCCCACGCCTGGAACCCCTTCCGCAAGCGTGGACCAGACCGCGACCTATGACAATGTGTCGCTGACGGACCGCACGCGTGGCACGGCCTCCGACCGTGTCGGCACTTATGTGTGGCTGAGGAACCGCACCATCACCTTGAAGCCACAGTCGCCGCTGCCGTCCGGGGTGACGGTGAAGAACGCGACGCCTCAGACGCTTGGGGCGAAGGTCGCGATCAATTACGTCACTGCGCGTGACGGGCAGGGGCACATCGTGGAGCCGGTTGCCAACTATCGTGCGATCGGCAGGTCGGTCAAGTTGCCTGAGAACACGTTCGAGTTGAAGAACGACACTTCGGCCGACTACCGGTTCTCCAGCTGGTCGACCAATCCGGACGGTACGGGCCGGCATTACGACCCGGGCGATACTCCTGACATCATGACCCAGGATCTTACCCTGTATGCCACATGGAAGCAGTACATCGAGATTGTGACGTCGTTGACGCCGGTGTCGGGCAACCCGCTCGCGCCGGCCCCCACGCCGCAGCTGCCTGCGGCGCCCCAGTCGCCTGTAGCGATGCAGCCGGTGGCTCCGGCTCCGGCTCCGGCAGCGACTCCAGCCGCCAACGTGTTCGGCGTGAATACGGGCGTCACCGCTGGTGCCGACCATAATGCCAGCGCTCCCGGCCGTCCAGTGGGCAACACGAATCGCAGCAATCGCCGTTGCAAGCCTGTCAGCTACCTTGAGGGGACCGCCGATCCCGCAGCGTATGTGTGCGCGAGTGATGGCGGCAACGCGACGGCCACGGTGTCGGGCTCGACGCACGCGGTTCCGCCGCTGTGGCTGCTGCCCTTGGTGCTGCTGCTCCTGTTGCTGCTTTTCGCCTACAAGCGCCAGCAGCCGCTGATCATCTCCCGCCACCGTGCGATGGAGGAGACCAAGCGGTGA
- a CDS encoding MerR family transcriptional regulator, whose translation MRETDKDEAPWRPAEMFGLTIGEVSRMFHVSVRMLRHWEDLGLLSPARDASGYRAYGPADLNRLRRLLVYKELGVPATRIGRLLDAPAPVVIKELKAGRSDLEKRLRHLRKILEDTDRLIDMAEKGTTMATTKDSDVSRQREAKDRWGDTKQWMEFAERQTTTDEDTTMNQEQHMLDVEAKLADAKRRGVKPGSDEANKLAEEHRASLYYYEVSPSMQVGLGRMYIVDKRFKKHYDDIEPGLAQWLHDIIEANAAAQGIDLDNVQWE comes from the coding sequence ATGCGTGAGACAGACAAGGACGAAGCGCCTTGGCGGCCAGCCGAGATGTTCGGGCTGACCATTGGCGAGGTCTCGAGAATGTTTCACGTGAGCGTGCGCATGCTCCGGCATTGGGAAGACCTCGGTCTGCTCTCGCCGGCACGCGACGCCAGCGGATATCGGGCTTACGGGCCAGCCGACCTGAACCGCCTTCGTCGTCTGCTCGTCTACAAGGAGCTGGGCGTGCCGGCCACGCGCATCGGGCGTCTGCTCGACGCGCCGGCGCCGGTTGTCATCAAGGAGCTCAAGGCGGGACGGAGCGACCTCGAAAAGAGGTTGCGTCATCTTCGCAAGATCCTTGAAGATACAGACCGGCTCATCGACATGGCAGAGAAAGGAACGACCATGGCAACTACCAAGGACTCGGACGTCTCGCGACAACGCGAAGCGAAGGACCGCTGGGGCGACACCAAGCAGTGGATGGAATTCGCCGAGCGACAGACCACCACGGACGAGGACACCACAATGAATCAGGAACAGCATATGCTTGACGTCGAGGCGAAACTGGCCGATGCCAAGCGCCGCGGCGTCAAGCCTGGCAGCGACGAGGCCAACAAGCTCGCCGAAGAACACCGCGCATCACTCTATTACTATGAGGTCAGCCCGTCAATGCAGGTCGGCCTGGGCCGTATGTACATCGTCGACAAGCGCTTCAAGAAGCACTACGACGACATCGAGCCCGGCCTGGCCCAATGGCTCCACGACATCATCGAGGCCAACGCCGCCGCCCAAGGTATCGACCTCGACAACGTGCAGTGGGAGTGA
- the yaaA gene encoding peroxide stress protein YaaA — protein sequence MFLTVWFSPRGGVAASGCDLDTLVDMHLLLPPSEGKSAPADGPAFDMDRLSFPELNESRETVLSALIEVSRRDDAAKILKVRAKGSQEIIAQRDMLNAPCAPAREVYTGVLYEAAKLRHNDDVLIFSGLFGVTSGEDPIPSYRLSMNVSLPSIGPLKTFWRKALAGWSPDTGFAEELETPHQGSVNKAIGDMTARQESSISGSTRNVDVTVDLRSELYRVTKPALSHDNGEWYDVRIANSHNKTVSHMAKHYRGLLTRALLDSPTQSVVEVARTLGAVTVEHESGIRHLTLVPFGL from the coding sequence ATGTTTCTAACGGTGTGGTTTTCTCCACGCGGAGGGGTTGCCGCCTCGGGTTGCGATTTGGATACACTGGTGGATATGCATCTTCTCCTGCCACCCTCCGAAGGCAAGTCGGCTCCGGCCGACGGTCCCGCTTTCGATATGGATCGTTTGTCGTTTCCCGAGCTCAACGAGTCGAGGGAAACGGTGCTGTCGGCGTTGATTGAGGTGTCGCGGCGCGACGACGCGGCAAAGATTCTGAAGGTCAGAGCGAAAGGCTCCCAAGAAATCATCGCGCAGCGTGATATGTTGAACGCGCCGTGTGCGCCAGCTCGTGAGGTGTATACGGGAGTGCTATACGAAGCTGCGAAATTGCGGCATAACGATGACGTGCTGATCTTCTCCGGTTTGTTCGGCGTGACGTCGGGGGAGGACCCGATTCCTTCTTACCGTCTGTCGATGAATGTCTCCCTGCCGAGCATCGGCCCGTTGAAGACGTTCTGGCGCAAGGCGCTCGCGGGTTGGAGCCCGGATACTGGCTTTGCGGAGGAATTGGAGACTCCGCATCAGGGGAGTGTTAATAAAGCAATCGGCGATATGACAGCGCGACAAGAATCGTCGATATCTGGCTCCACACGCAACGTTGACGTGACGGTGGATTTGCGTTCGGAACTATATCGCGTCACCAAGCCGGCCTTGTCACATGACAACGGCGAATGGTACGACGTCCGCATCGCCAACTCCCACAACAAAACCGTCTCCCACATGGCCAAGCACTACCGCGGCCTACTTACCCGAGCGCTGCTTGATTCGCCAACGCAATCCGTAGTCGAGGTCGCCCGCACGCTTGGTGCGGTGACTGTTGAGCATGAAAGTGGTATCCGCCACCTCACCTTGGTTCCGTTCGGCCTTTGA
- a CDS encoding EcsC family protein, whose amino-acid sequence MEEKDREQPREQPVVPNPILDAKECEEFEALDNRFKKLTTPGRVASVGKTLAEHVPENIKEKAETFKDSISERDIYKRAMEIASKGFHVLEEQAAKYSVNEAGVVKNLNAVLEDETVNRIDDICFMRSYDVSKAANKYSSHNVGAAVVEGASTGAMGVAGIPLSLVMSTFLEYRAVQTIAMAYGYDVKNDPDELVIAGGVFSAALNPHGSNGAGIPDSVAKFMAIAEAQSIKQTAKKGWAAMAGKGGPALMLAQIRALANAAAEKALQKVGQKGLENSVFKTIFEQVGRKMTLKVIDHAVPVVSAGFGALFDTAQMSQVLQYADIFYHKRFLTEKKDRINAIIGESGDNEVINVVVEDEDEK is encoded by the coding sequence ATGGAAGAGAAAGACAGAGAACAACCGAGAGAACAACCAGTGGTGCCGAATCCAATATTGGATGCCAAGGAATGCGAGGAATTTGAAGCCCTTGACAATAGATTCAAGAAACTGACCACTCCGGGTCGCGTCGCGAGCGTAGGCAAGACATTGGCTGAGCACGTGCCCGAAAACATCAAGGAAAAGGCGGAGACGTTTAAAGACAGTATTTCCGAACGAGACATCTACAAGCGCGCGATGGAAATAGCCTCGAAGGGATTCCACGTCCTTGAGGAGCAAGCCGCCAAATACAGCGTCAACGAAGCCGGAGTGGTGAAGAACTTGAACGCCGTACTGGAGGATGAGACGGTCAATCGCATCGACGACATCTGTTTCATGAGAAGCTATGACGTGAGCAAAGCGGCCAATAAATATAGTTCCCACAATGTCGGCGCTGCGGTCGTCGAGGGCGCGAGCACAGGAGCGATGGGTGTGGCCGGCATTCCCCTAAGCCTTGTGATGAGTACATTCCTTGAGTATCGCGCTGTGCAGACCATAGCGATGGCATATGGATATGATGTCAAGAATGATCCAGACGAACTGGTTATCGCGGGTGGGGTTTTCTCGGCGGCGTTGAATCCTCATGGGAGCAACGGAGCCGGTATACCGGATTCAGTCGCCAAATTCATGGCGATCGCCGAAGCGCAAAGCATAAAGCAGACGGCTAAAAAGGGTTGGGCAGCGATGGCCGGTAAAGGCGGGCCCGCTCTGATGTTGGCGCAGATCAGGGCGCTCGCGAATGCCGCCGCGGAGAAGGCGTTGCAAAAGGTCGGTCAAAAAGGATTGGAAAACAGCGTCTTCAAAACAATCTTCGAACAGGTCGGAAGAAAAATGACGCTTAAGGTCATAGACCATGCGGTTCCGGTTGTTTCAGCTGGTTTCGGGGCTCTTTTCGATACTGCGCAAATGAGTCAAGTGTTGCAATATGCGGATATCTTCTACCACAAGCGTTTCCTGACGGAAAAGAAAGATCGTATCAACGCCATTATTGGGGAGAGCGGCGATAATGAGGTCATCAATGTGGTCGTGGAGGATGAAGACGAGAAGTAG
- the aroA gene encoding 3-phosphoshikimate 1-carboxyvinyltransferase, which produces MTSIEAHSSVARSAQSPQHSEPRDPWPAPVAGHALDATVTIPGSKSLSNRYLILAALGDGPVTISGLLRSRDTDLMADALRALGVEVSYDEADETRVTVTPPTSGVFRGGTTVYCGLAGTVMRFVPGLAMFADGPVRFDGDKQAYARPMHPLLEGLTQLGAHIEYEGSEGFLPFTLTPPVRESVASQAPAQVTIDSSASSQFISGLLLIGSRLPQGLDLRHNGAKLPSMPHIRMTMADVNAAGGEVAMPEVGHWIAPHHALRLPEGVVVEPDLSNAAPFLGAAMIAGGEVRVPNWPASTTQPGGLLPDILQRMGAKVTYDGRPYDEAMEAAKLGGDVPRNATLAVSMDGPIHGLGTFDLSAAGEITPSIAALAALADSPSDLEGIGHLRGHETNRLEALVNEITRIGAGAQERPDGLLIEPKPVGQLHGAVMETYADHRMATFAAMIGLAVPGVEIRNIATTRKTIPDFPGMWHDMLG; this is translated from the coding sequence ATGACAAGCATTGAAGCCCATTCGAGTGTGGCCCGTTCCGCACAATCTCCCCAACATTCAGAGCCCCGCGATCCGTGGCCGGCACCGGTGGCCGGCCATGCGTTGGACGCCACAGTGACGATTCCCGGGAGCAAATCGCTGTCGAACCGATACCTCATCCTGGCCGCGCTCGGGGACGGCCCCGTGACGATCTCAGGGTTGCTGCGTTCCCGAGACACCGACCTGATGGCCGACGCGTTGCGTGCGCTGGGTGTCGAGGTCTCCTATGACGAGGCGGACGAGACCCGTGTGACGGTGACGCCACCGACGTCGGGCGTCTTCCGTGGCGGCACGACCGTCTATTGCGGGCTGGCGGGCACGGTGATGCGCTTTGTGCCGGGCTTGGCGATGTTCGCCGACGGGCCGGTGCGTTTCGACGGTGACAAGCAGGCCTACGCCCGGCCCATGCACCCGTTGCTGGAAGGGTTGACACAGCTCGGCGCGCACATCGAATACGAAGGTTCCGAAGGATTTCTGCCGTTCACCCTCACCCCTCCCGTGAGGGAGAGCGTGGCGTCTCAGGCTCCGGCACAGGTCACCATCGATTCCTCGGCCTCGTCCCAGTTCATCTCGGGGCTGCTGCTCATCGGTTCTCGTCTGCCGCAAGGGCTCGATCTGCGCCACAACGGCGCGAAGCTGCCAAGCATGCCGCATATCCGCATGACCATGGCCGACGTGAACGCCGCCGGTGGGGAAGTGGCCATGCCGGAGGTCGGCCATTGGATCGCCCCACATCACGCGTTGCGCCTGCCCGAAGGCGTGGTTGTCGAGCCCGATCTGTCAAACGCGGCGCCGTTCCTGGGAGCCGCCATGATCGCCGGGGGCGAGGTGCGTGTGCCGAACTGGCCCGCCTCGACCACCCAGCCCGGAGGCCTGCTGCCCGATATCCTGCAGCGCATGGGCGCGAAGGTGACCTACGACGGGCGGCCCTACGACGAGGCGATGGAAGCGGCCAAGCTTGGGGGAGACGTGCCCCGCAACGCCACACTCGCCGTCTCCATGGATGGTCCGATTCACGGGCTGGGCACGTTCGATCTGTCGGCGGCCGGCGAGATTACGCCCAGCATCGCCGCGCTGGCTGCGCTCGCGGATTCGCCTTCGGACCTCGAGGGCATCGGCCATCTGCGTGGCCATGAGACGAACCGTCTGGAGGCCTTGGTCAACGAGATCACACGTATCGGGGCGGGCGCGCAGGAGCGGCCGGATGGGCTGCTCATCGAGCCGAAACCGGTGGGCCAGCTGCATGGCGCGGTCATGGAGACCTACGCCGACCACCGCATGGCCACGTTCGCGGCGATGATCGGCCTGGCGGTACCGGGCGTCGAGATCCGCAACATCGCCACCACCCGCAAGACCATCCCCGATTTCCCAGGCATGTGGCACGACATGCTTGGCTGA